The window AAGCCTAGTTCGTTATACGCAATGTCGAAAAAATGACTGAAGATGAATCACTTATTATTAATATTTTATCCAATAAGATTGGCGCTAAAAGCTTCAGATAAAAAACTAGTAAAATTTATAATTATCTTTTTTATTTTTGAATACATGAAAATTCTCAAAAAAATATTCTTTCTTTTGGTATTACTATTTATTCCATCACAAATAATATTGTTACCAGTAATTCAAAATTTCGATTCTTGCTCCCAATTCCATAAAGGCATATTCCAATATGAATACGAAAATCAAATAATAAAAGTCTTACGCACAAGTAATAAATCTTTTGCGTATAGAAAATATCCTGATTCTTATTCGATAGACTCTATTGAATGGATTTCTCCTTGTATCGCTAAATTAGTCTGCATCAAAGACAATGAAGATACAGACAATGAAGATACAGACAATGAAGATACAGACGATGAAGATTACCAAATTGGAACTGTAACCTATCTTAAAATTACAAGAACCTATTTCAATAAATATAATTTTATACTATATGATTCTAAGAAAGATATCCTTATCGAAGGTACGGTCAAAAGAATAAAAACTTTAAAGGATTAACAAACTGCAACTTCGACACTGCGTATAACAGCGGGGAAACGCTTCGCTTCGGCACTTACGGCCTCGCTTGGGCTGCGCCACATTCTCTTTCTGGCATTCGCCTTGCTTACGCAAGCTACATGCCAGTCCCTAACGTCCCGTTACCGGGACTCAGGGTCAGGGAACGTCGTCTCCCCTAGTTCGTTAATTGCAATTAGTTGATATAAAGAAGAAAACGCGCAAATTTTTTTATGAGGGTCTTGTCGATTAACGCTTTGGAAGAGAACAATTTAAGCTATGCTCTCCATTAAAGTGCAGATAAAGATTTTTGCTTTTTAAAAGTTAAGAGAAAATTTGCGCTCGATTGTAGGACCCTTTCGACTAAAGTTTTATACTATATTAACTAACTGCAATTAACATCGCCTTAACGCTCACTCGGGCACTTTTCCACTTCGACTCAGATTCCTGATGAAATCTGATTCTCGTGGGGCCCTCGCTCGGCCTAAAGGCACATTCCGTGTCGCGCTAACGCCTCATAGAGGCTCAGCTACACGGAACGTCGTTAAGGCTGATTCGTTATACGAAAATTTGCAAAACTATATGTTATATATAAATACCCAAAATCCACATAGAAACTTTCTTAATTTTCTGAAGAAAGTCTTTCAAAATAAAGAAATACCAAAATATCTGGATCCAACTCTCTTGGGACAATTAAATGTAAATAAATTATCAATTTCCCCACAAAAAATATTATCTATAAACCCAAATATAAATAAAAGAGAAATAGAAAGTGACTTTCAAGGAATTCCACTTTCATTTCATATAAAAAACGAAAAGACTAAGAAATCATACAATTTAGATGAATCTTTCCTTAGCAATGAATTTGACGAAATTTTAATAGAGGATTCCGATTTAAATATCGTTGAACTCGGTTACCGAATAAACAGACGTATAAATATCAAAATAAAAATTGCTAATAGCGAAATAAACCAATTACAAATAAATTACTACTTCCAAGCAGAAGGAGGAATTGGCAGTATTTTCAGCACTTTTCAAAATACAAAAATAAACATACTAATTATAGAAAACTCAACTCAATCACCAATAAATATAGAAAACATTAACATTGAGCTTCTCTACACAAAAACAGAAAATTTAAAGTTATCGAACTGTAATTTTAAATATCCAATTTTCCAGAATTTAAATAAATTTAAACTAACACTTAAAAATTCAGTTTTAATATTACCTCAAAACTTACCTTTATTCTCAGATTTCGAAAACAAAATAAAATCAAATTTTAAACAGGACTATTTCGATATAAAAGAAACTGAAATTATTTCATCATTAAAATACTTAAAAACACTTAACGAATCTGCACCCTTTACAAAAACCATAGAAAGGTTTTATTCATATTTCGATTCCCGCAGAGGACTAATAAATAAAATCCTGTTTGCATATACAAACTATTACTATAATATCCTTATTCCATTCTTAGGTACTCTAATACTTTTAATAACAATTCAGACAATATTTCAATCGGAACACAACCCTTGTGAAAAACAAACAATCGCAAATTTATTTTCACCAATAGAAATTACAAAAAATTGTTTTTTATCTGATTTTAAACTATCTTTAAAAATTAATAACATCTCATTTGAAAAAATATTTTTGATAATTCTATCAGGGGCCACATATTTTTCAATTTTTTCTTTAACTCTAGCATTCAAAAGACGCTTTGGTTATAATAAAATTGAATAAGCAAATCTTCGTATAACAGCACCTTCCCGCTACGCTTCGGCACAAGGCCTCGCTCGGGCTGCGCCAAATTGTCCTCCTGTCACTCGTTTGCATTCGCAAACTACGTGCCAGTCCCTAACGTCCCGTTAACGGGACTCAGGGTCGGACAACTTCGGGAAGGCTAGTTCGTTATGCGCAAGAGACAAAATCATTTCTAGAACCAGAAAAAAAGACTAAAAAATCCATTATTTAGAGAAAAGTAAAGATTGACAGACACGTAAACTAAATACAATATTATACGTATAGGTGTTTCCGTATGAATACTAAACTTACACTATCTCTAGATGACAAAATAATAAAGCAAGCAAAGGAATTTGCTAAGCAGAGAAATAAAAGTTTATCTAAACTGATAGAAGACTATCTAGGCGGAATTTCTTCAAAAATCTCATCTAATGAAGAGAATCTCCCGCCTGTGACAAAAAAATTAGCAGGAATACTAAAGGGTAAAAAAGAAATTGATATTAAAAATGATATAGCTCATTTTCTCGAAAAGAAATACAAATGATTCAGAATGTTTACCTAGATTCTGATGTTATTATAGACTATCTATATGCAAGAGAACCTTTCTTTCAGGAATCTGTAGAGCTGATTTCACTAATAGAAAATAAAAAAATTAAGGGATATATTTCTTCACTAATTATTTGGAATATTTTCTATATCCTGGCAAAGTATACAAATGAAAAATCTGCTAGAGCATTAATTAAAGAATTCAAAACTATTATAGAAATAATTCCAATTGACGAAAAAATTATCGATCTTGGATTAAA is drawn from Leptospira ellinghausenii and contains these coding sequences:
- a CDS encoding DUF6364 family protein produces the protein MNTKLTLSLDDKIIKQAKEFAKQRNKSLSKLIEDYLGGISSKISSNEENLPPVTKKLAGILKGKKEIDIKNDIAHFLEKKYK
- a CDS encoding type II toxin-antitoxin system VapC family toxin; this encodes MIQNVYLDSDVIIDYLYAREPFFQESVELISLIENKKIKGYISSLIIWNIFYILAKYTNEKSARALIKEFKTIIEIIPIDEKIIDLGLNSSIKDFEDSIQYFAAKSKKIKYIITRNKKDYPGGEIKPLSPKEFLTIFKE